The segment TACTCCGGCTCTTTCTTTGGCTACTTCAAGTAAGAAATTTAACTCGTTTTCCTTGCTAGGGCGTTTTAGTAGATGATACATAACGTCGAGAGAATTTCTTATATGGTTGCTGCCTTGATAGTTTTTACCGTCTTTGTTAGAGTGGTGAAGGATGATTACGGTAGCTCCTGCTTCGCGTAAATTCTTAAGCGCGCCGAATAGCCTATTTATGCGGTTGTCGTTATTGATGTCTACGAAATCCCGCAAGCTATCCAGGATAAAAACGCAATCTTTGTAAGCTTTGCCTACGGCGTTTTCTTCTAGCTTTAAAACAAGCTCGAATCCGCAAAGCTCCAAAGTGGAGCGCTGGATATAATTCATATTCTCGTAGCTTTCTATAAGTAACCTATCTACGCCGCGCTGTTTGAGTACGCCTACTGGGTTGTCGTAGTCTATGAAAAACACCCTTTGACCCTCTTTGCAAAGTTTTTTAGCTAGAGCAAAGGCCATGTAACTTTTGCCCGTGCCGCCGTCAGCGTAGATCAGT is part of the Campylobacter concisus genome and harbors:
- a CDS encoding AAA family ATPase; translation: MSEIFEFLKSSSLTKDSFNEKVEFLIEGFLVKQLITLIYADGGTGKSYMAFALAKKLCKEGQRVFFIDYDNPVGVLKQRGVDRLLIESYENMNYIQRSTLELCGFELVLKLEENAVGKAYKDCVFILDSLRDFVDINNDNRINRLFGALKNLREAGATVIILHHSNKDGKNYQGSNHIRNSLDVMYHLLKRPSKENELNFLLEVAKERAGVKDSGFCVKTLNLELNELDVEVARMSEYELNFTTLAQKILAGGDLNKTELLNAMNYEKDDRTARDCLDKFDGKLWFSRKTGKSVIYSCKAETTTDTTITTIRENTLNLAV